CAGAGAATATCAACCTGAGTGAATAAATCTTTTGGGTTGAGGTGAAAAGTTTTTAGAACTTTGTTTTGATCTGATCCCTAGCTAGTTATTCCAAAGCACTTCGTAACTCGATCACtctcatatatacatataaccCACTATTCCTCCCTTGTTCTCCTCGTCTGCTGTTCGTTGTGCCAATGCCATGAAAGCTATCCAAGAGATCATCAGAGATTAATCCAGTCAAGGAAACTGCTACTTTCTACAGCTTCTGTGACTGTATCAACGAATGATCATGATCAAAACAAACTCAATGGAACAATGAAAGATCCCAAGAAAGCAGTGGGGCCAAGTTTAAGAAAAGCTCCGCCTAGCGTCCCAAATCCTACTCAGAATAAGGAGCGCAACTGATCAAGGCATACTACGTCCGGATAGGTATATACCTGATCATCATCGACAGTCAATAACGCTGGATCAGCAGTTTTCCTGGATCGATCGATCGGTTCATGTGATCTTTAGTTCTGATTTTATCCTAATTTTTAGCTAGCGGCGTTGAACTTGCGCCTAGTTCTTATTTTTCATGTGTTTCTTATGAATGGTACTGTAAAAGCCTCATTCTATTACAGTTCTGTACGTATGAAGCCTTGTGAATTGAATGTAGGCAAATTGTACATAACGAGCTAAACTACTAGACATTTTGGAATTCAATTTTGTTGCAATATTTCAATCGATTTCTTCCCAGTCTccatttatttcatttgttcTGCGTTTGTTGCTGACACTATATACGgtagtgctatatatatattattttccacCGTATTCTTGGCAATGCCTAGACTGGAATTTAGGTCCGTTCACTTCAAACTTGCAGCTTGGGTCTTGGTAATTAAAAATCTAGAGGgcaatattttcctttttatttttcatttttaaatagtttcaaagagaaaaatgtgaaatcatcgcttatttgaaagtttaagtTGATGGTAGAAAGAGGTGATTTCAATTATTTGTATTGTACTTTTAACACTTTCTTATATGTTGGTCAGATTCAATTTGAACTCAAGACCTAATCTACTTAATATCACGTGAAGTCGCCACTTgttccaaaaaattaaattgatgaaaaaagctagatttacatatttatattatattttaaaaaaatggataaaaagTTGTTAATATTACTTGATATTTAAAGTTGAATATTCATTCGAAGTTAGTACTAGTGTGGGCAGGTAACAACCACATATCTGACCCATTTGCCTATGGTTTATTTTAGTGCTATTCCTGGTTTATACATGTTGTCCCCTGCTTGATAAGATAGAAGTGAAATGGCTTTGGTGCTCATGCATGATGCCAATACCACAAGCCATAATACAGATGGAAAGTGAGGGATTGATGCACGACGGTTCCAAGTAAGGATGTTGTCAATTGGATTATTGTTGGCCGGTCAATGTTGCGGGCCAGGACCAGCTTTTAGGTACAACTAACAAGGTTGTCGTTCCAGCCCAAAAGTTCACTTGATCTCCAACATTCCATGTGCTGTAAACACGGAAAATATATATGAGATTGGGAAAAGGGCAAAATATACTTATTGCAATGGACTCGATTCCATATCTGCTTATAGGGCCTAAATCAATCCATGATCTCGATCGGCATGTCTCGTATTACGTTCACAGTGAAATAAATCACGGAAGTGTAAGAAACTCCGACCCCGAACAGAAAAGGGTGAGAGTGGGAGaggcaaaaagaaaaggagatggTCGATTTTGGCTGAAAAAGACTGGGCTGAAGATTAAGAATTGCAGCAACAAATTAGCCCAGATTAAGATGATCGAGTTAATCCTGTTTCCTACAAAGCCTTTTTATTGAAGCGACAAAGCCCAGATTATTACAGCGACAAGGGGGTGGGCCTTGGAATCCGTGCAGTTTGAAAATCTGCATGGCGAAAGTATGGCGGGTCTTCTAATTTACCCCGGTCCCCATCCTTGAAAAGCTTATCCTGGCCGAATGTCTTGACGTCTTGAAAAGTTAAAGGCCGAGTATGTGGCTGAAAATGCACAAATTGGGTCGAACCAACCATTTTCTCAGTGATTTCGAGgttaattttcttcttcttttctttcttttatcttttgatCCTGAAGATTTACCTCCTTGCCTGGATGAATTATAAAATGGTAAAATGGGTTTGAAAGAAAAACGGGTAGCTAGCAGATCGAATAAATACTAGAGGTAGCCTAGCTTATCTTGATACGTGAATAAAATCCCAAGAAAAGGCAGTCCATAAGCAAGAAAACAACTATAAGGAGACCAAAggaacatctctctctctctctctctctctctctctctctctctgtgtgaaaTAAAAAGCAGATAAGTTAAAGAAGTTTTGGAATAAAGAAGCTGGCGCACAATAGAGAAAAAAGAAGCATCAATGATAACGTAACGCTCCAGCTTTTTACAGTACTCCTTACTGACTCTGTACATGATGCAAATGGCCGTCCTTGATCACTAGTACGTCTTCGCTACGTACGTACCTCATCCACTTCATATAAGGTGAACCAATTATTATGAGGTCCACCTTGTAATTACAAAGCCTTCTTGATCACAGTACTGTATTAAtctacttttctttctttttttccctcaaaCCGGGAACATATGGGagtattagtttattatattataatggaAAAGGAAAGGTCTTGCATGAGCCTCATCATTGACACTTAGCGCAAGCTACCGATCAAGCTAGGAAGCTCAGGACCagaatatatatgtaattttaatggTGGGGTTCATGAAAATCAGTAGCACGTTACAACCAATGAAAGAAGGccgtagctagctagctagctaagcaCATCAAGAATTGTTAGATCCTAGGTCACCCTTGGCTGACATAGAAGCTGGAAGCTGAGTCAGTACTAAATAATCGATGATTAATTAATGTCCAATTAATTCGGCGAAAGTCTGCCTTTCTGAGATTATGTGCGTTGGGAGCTCCCATGCATCGTTATATAACTCTATATATGCaccgtgcatgcatgcatcatgtgcTTGCCTTTGCATCAAGATTTTCATTCTAATAAATTTTCCTAGACCCTCTAACAGTTTATCGTACTCTTTGCCCTTTggtcttttaaaataaataaataattcaattccaGGTGTTTTGCCCGGAAGGAACGATGGGGAAGAAGTCGCTTTGGTACGACTTCAGTGCAGAGAAAGAATACAGATCAAGTTGTTCTGCATTGGCCGATGTAATAGATCATTATAAACAAGTCGTGTACGTGCCACAGTCGACAAAATAAGCTTTTAAAGTCACTTTTCTTACCTCGAAACTTAAACCCCCCCAAAAAATCAATTGAATAGCTAGGCAATTAGTGCTGGATCAATTCTTATAATTATCCACCACACCTTCTACGCTATGCATGACACTATGGAAAGTGGTCCAGGTTGCTGTTCTGAGTGGTCTCAGTTGATCATGGCTTGCTTAATTATAAGAGCCCGTGATTCAACattattcaaaaagaaaatatcaagaTTCCTCTGATGATCCTTAGCTGCAGGCATAAACTTTAATTAGGTTTTCAAGTGAGAAACATAGATAGATGAAGATCCAATCCCACTTTAGACTAGGGTTCTTTCTTttgcaagtaaaaaaaaaaatgcatatataGCGTAAAAGATTGGACTTTTAGCTGTAATAACCCAAAGGAAAATTAACTGCTTTACGTACTCCTCAATCGCCTTCTAAACTTCCCTTTCAAGTAAGATAGATCGATCGTTTTGAGAGGTTTTCCTGAATTACAAGAAAGCATGACAGTCGACAGAtcaggagggagggagggagcaTCCATGCAGCATATATGGCCCTGATCACCCGCTATATGGCCCTGATCACCCGAACCTTCATAAAATCtgagatattttttattaaaaaaaaattattttaattatttacaatatatggatccaaaataaaatctcaatagTTGGTCCTCCCTATATTAAATTCCGAGTTTGTCCCCTTATGAAACGGCTTAAATAATTCAAAGATGAAAAATCAAACTGGGCTCCACCCTCCTAGACAGCAGGTAATACAAGCGAGAGAGACCTCAGACCTACTCCAAACTTGGATCTCACTGATTGCCAACTATATATCAATTGAGAGATATATAGAAGAGATAACTGagattcctctctctctctctctctctctctctctctctctctctctctctctctcatatatatatatatagacgaaGTCCACGCTTGGTCGCATAATCGCCCAAAATTATAATGAGCTTTGGCAATAtcagaaatatataaattgacatgTGCTGAACatgatacatacatatatatgtatgtatgtatgtatatatacacataccaTGAACCAGCATGCATGCACGAGATATGGATCTTGAAACCAAGATTCCAATTTTTCAATGATCACGATCACTacgaaatttgaaaatatatatactctCATCAGAAGAAACGTACAACGTacatataattaataacaagaccGAGGTCCAAACCAACCATGGGCGatcctccatatatatatatatatatatatccaattaACTAATTAGAACATTATTATCTGGACCGAAAACATCGGAACTTTGTTTTCTCTAATCTGCATGTTCACACTTAAAATGACATTTTGATCCATACAATTCAAGCAActtgatatataattttatggaatttgcttaatttgcatGTGTACAACCATTTTAGTCAAAATCCAAAATCCTTATAAATcgtttatatatatcatatccCCTTAAGCCTAGCTATAACCTTCCTTGACTTTCGTGATAGTGCGTAGGTAACTACTCATGCTGATCATCTAAGTTTGGAGAACATCCCCCTCAAGTACTTACTACTTACTCCAAACTTGGATTTAAGTGATCAGATAGATCATATTTTTAGACATCTAGATTAATCGGCTTACAAATAGatttgtttaattatatatagaataaggAATAGTACTTGTTTTCAAGATGTACGTGACAtcatcactttttaaaaaaatttaaatacataataaaaaatatatttaattatttatattatattctcaaCAAGTTGTACACGCAGATCACGTTAATAGCGTACTTTCGCAAGTCACAGATCAATTGTAATTACACATTCACATGTactgaagatatatatatatatatatatatgtacattaatCTGCATGACATACTAAACGATCAGAGAAAATGTTACAAAAATAGTAACGTGCAAGAGTCCAAGactataataaacaatattggGCGATCCAATTAACTCAGCCCGTTATTTTGACCAATCGAAGACATGACTTTATTTTGTCTAATCAGTAGTACTGATCATCCTcataattaaatacttaaaatgaTCACATTTTGATCCGAAGTACTACTCGACACATTTATTATGACAAGCGCCTATACATGTGTACATGCAATTTTTTAAGACAAATTAAATCCGAAATCCTTAATCGCTATATATCTGCTAGCTAGCCTGGCCTTAAGCTTTTCTACTCCTCCTTTGATATCAATACTGCATGTGTACTATACTCATATGTACATCtatttatctaaatatatactataaaaaaatataattttttacatcaTCTAAATTCTTCGCAAAACATACAAAACGCATTGCAAATTAATATTCCCAAcgagttttgtatttttttttttcaacaaattcaGATGACGTAAAAAACTATTTTCCTTATAATGATATAggtaatatattaatatacgcGGCCATCAGTACTTTAGTAAGTAGATGGTGCAGTTTGTGTCCATACATTACTTTTAAATATTGCCCTCAAAcgttttgtttaatattaatattagatatagtttcaaggtatataaattttatgtagaaTTTACTTAAAGATTGTCTTTTTACATAAATCTTAGATTTATCGaacttttaaaaggaaaaaaaaaagtgcaaaacTTACGTACCATTAAATACAAATATcgttttttcccttctcttttttaTAAGATGATGTCTAGCATTCAAGGGATCGGAAATTGACAAAATTAATTCCCTGAAACTAACTATTTAAAGGACTTCGATCGCCACCAATATATCAATATTGCTAGTAGTGCTCGTGCCCGGCCACCACagtcatcatttatatatatatatatatatatatatatatgaagataaGAATTGCACAAATCCCCAGTACACCCATCATGTACAAGAATTCTGCACAGATGATAGACCCCTCATGACTCATGAGCAGTTCAAAAGAAACATATAAAACCAAGTAAGAAGATTATACGAAAAAAGCAtacaattaaaactaaaaactgaATCCAATCAATCACTGTACTTTCCCACCCAGCTTCTTACAAATTTAACATCAAAGAATGGGAAAGTAGAAAAGGTACAACAAACACCATATCTGACATGATTCTGGCAAGCGGCCGGCCTGAGGACTCTCGGAATCACATGCTTCTATCCAGCATTTGTGTCTTGGATTCATATGCTTCTAGCCATCATGTCTTGGAATCTCCTGTATGACTCCTCCTTCTCCAGCCTGAACTTCTCGTGGCAGTTTGCTATGAACATCTCGGCAAGCTTATCAACATCATCGACATCCTTCTGATCACCGGTAGAATTGTCATCAGGAACCTTTTCTTCAAGCCACCGGAGGTAGCCGGAAAGCTGCGACTCCCCGCCGTCCTTGCCTTGCTGATCACCCGTGTAAAGAACAGAATTCCACGTCGAATCATAGTAGAAATGGGTCTCGGAAAGCCCGTTTAGAACAGGAGCAGGTACAGGAACCACATGGGAAGAACACCAGTTATAGTGTAGCCTAAATGACCCAAAGAATAGCTTTCTGTTCTTGTTCTTGTCTTGGGGGAATATGATTTGGATGTGCTGAATTTCCTTGACAAACTCAACGAGGGTGGTTTTGGCTTTGGAGAGAGCTCGAATGATGCGGCACATGTGCGTATATATGAGGGTGTGGATTAGGCTTTTGATCTTCGTGAAGCTTAAGTTGGAAGATGGCGATTTCATTGAGAAAACTCGAAGAGAGCCAGCCATCTTTGTTTGGGAGAGTGACTGTGGGTATACGGGTTAGATGGATATCATGTGTCCTGTGCTGAAATGGATTTATAAAAATCCTCGATTACCAATTTACCCTTGGACTCTtgggtttt
This genomic interval from Carya illinoinensis cultivar Pawnee chromosome 10, C.illinoinensisPawnee_v1, whole genome shotgun sequence contains the following:
- the LOC122279436 gene encoding uncharacterized protein LOC122279436, translated to MAGSLRVFSMKSPSSNLSFTKIKSLIHTLIYTHMCRIIRALSKAKTTLVEFVKEIQHIQIIFPQDKNKNRKLFFGSFRLHYNWCSSHVVPVPAPVLNGLSETHFYYDSTWNSVLYTGDQQGKDGGESQLSGYLRWLEEKVPDDNSTGDQKDVDDVDKLAEMFIANCHEKFRLEKEESYRRFQDMMARSI